One Deinococcus aestuarii DNA segment encodes these proteins:
- a CDS encoding nitrite/sulfite reductase, which translates to MSDIEALKKEVPPFQIFDLIPQYARQGFIDPERIDLLKWAGVYPQRPQEDGFLMMRVRVPSAEFATSTLREVANIAEEYGRGFLDVTDRQAFQFHWLTIDKIPEIFDRLEPLGLHPRGACGDTVRAVIASPLAGLDAREVIDVRPIAHAMEGTLTGSDDFQDLPRKFKMSLTATPELEGIHMINDVGFLAHRVNGEVGFDVWVGGGLGAVAHLAKRLGVFIKPEEVVEVGRAIAGAYRDHGYRVNRKKSRLKFLIKDIGVEKFREIVETEYLGRKLTDGPAAPVARFGGNDVLGVNPQADGLNYVVVATTVGRIDPYKARKLADLADRYGKGVLRTTAFQNMMIPHVRSEDIAALTAELETIDLAPKTTLRGTTIACTGTQFCRLALTETKARTANLVDHIEAKFAGLDVPFTINLTGCSNACTRYQVADLGFMGALRGEEEVYNVHLAGSIGQAQRTGDKLKGIVPAVRLNEYTEAVLSDFQNGKLPNESFVEYADRVGHERFAPDAILKPDREVVTA; encoded by the coding sequence ATGAGCGACATCGAAGCTCTCAAAAAAGAAGTCCCGCCCTTCCAGATCTTTGACCTGATCCCGCAGTACGCGCGGCAGGGCTTTATCGACCCCGAGCGGATCGACCTGCTGAAGTGGGCGGGCGTGTACCCGCAGCGGCCCCAGGAGGACGGCTTCCTGATGATGCGCGTGCGCGTGCCCAGCGCCGAGTTCGCCACCTCGACCCTGCGCGAGGTCGCCAACATCGCCGAGGAGTACGGGCGCGGCTTTCTGGACGTGACCGACCGTCAGGCCTTCCAGTTTCACTGGCTGACCATCGACAAGATTCCCGAGATTTTCGACCGCCTGGAGCCGCTGGGGCTGCATCCCCGGGGCGCGTGCGGCGACACGGTGCGCGCCGTGATCGCCTCGCCGCTCGCCGGGCTCGACGCCCGCGAAGTAATCGACGTGCGGCCCATCGCCCACGCGATGGAGGGCACGCTGACCGGCAGCGACGACTTTCAGGACCTGCCCCGCAAGTTCAAGATGAGCCTGACCGCCACCCCCGAGCTCGAAGGCATCCACATGATCAACGACGTGGGCTTCCTGGCGCACCGGGTGAACGGCGAGGTCGGCTTCGACGTGTGGGTGGGCGGCGGCCTGGGCGCGGTGGCGCACCTCGCCAAACGGCTGGGCGTGTTCATCAAACCCGAGGAAGTGGTGGAGGTCGGGCGGGCCATCGCCGGGGCCTACCGCGACCACGGTTACCGGGTCAACCGCAAGAAGAGCCGCCTGAAGTTCCTGATCAAGGACATCGGCGTCGAGAAGTTCCGCGAGATCGTAGAGACGGAATATCTGGGCCGCAAGCTCACGGACGGCCCCGCCGCGCCCGTCGCCCGCTTCGGCGGCAACGACGTGCTGGGCGTGAACCCGCAAGCTGACGGCCTGAACTACGTCGTCGTGGCGACCACCGTGGGCCGGATCGACCCGTACAAGGCGCGCAAGCTCGCCGACCTCGCCGACCGCTACGGCAAGGGCGTGCTGCGCACCACCGCCTTCCAGAACATGATGATTCCGCACGTCCGCAGCGAGGACATCGCGGCGCTGACCGCCGAGCTCGAGACCATCGACCTCGCACCGAAGACCACCCTGCGCGGCACGACCATCGCCTGCACGGGCACCCAGTTCTGCCGCCTGGCCTTGACCGAGACGAAGGCGCGGACCGCGAACCTCGTGGACCATATCGAGGCGAAGTTCGCGGGGCTTGACGTGCCCTTCACGATCAACCTGACGGGGTGCTCGAACGCCTGCACGCGCTATCAGGTCGCCGACCTCGGCTTCATGGGCGCTCTGCGCGGCGAGGAAGAGGTGTACAACGTTCACCTCGCGGGCAGCATCGGGCAGGCGCAGCGCACGGGCGACAAGCTCAAGGGCATCGTGCCCGCCGTGCGGCTGAACGAGTACACGGAGGCGGTGCTCAGCGACTTCCAGAATGGTAAGCTCCCCAATGAAAGCTTCGTGGAGTACGCCGACCGGGTGGGCCACGAACGCTTCGCCCCCGACGCGATCCTCAAGCCGGACCGTGAGGTCGTGACCGCATGA
- the cysC gene encoding adenylyl-sulfate kinase, protein MTATLNRPEVGTGRVVWFTGLSGAGKSTLASALYDELKARGVPVELLDGDAVRENLSKGLGFSKQDRDTNVRRIAFVAGLLARHGVTVLVSAISPYADTRREVLSTLPNPTEVFVDAPLEVVTERDVKGLYLRALAGEIPHFTGVSDPYEAPAAPDLHLRTDHISVEEGLGRLLQHLGYGA, encoded by the coding sequence ATGACCGCGACGCTGAACCGTCCCGAGGTCGGCACAGGCCGGGTGGTGTGGTTCACCGGTCTGTCCGGGGCGGGCAAGAGCACGTTGGCCTCGGCGCTGTACGACGAACTCAAGGCACGCGGTGTTCCCGTCGAACTCCTCGACGGCGACGCGGTGCGCGAGAACCTGAGCAAGGGGCTGGGTTTTTCCAAGCAGGACCGGGACACCAATGTCCGCCGCATTGCCTTCGTGGCGGGGCTGCTCGCCAGGCACGGAGTCACGGTGCTCGTGAGCGCGATCAGCCCCTACGCGGACACCCGGCGCGAAGTGCTGTCCACGCTGCCCAACCCGACCGAGGTGTTCGTGGACGCGCCGCTGGAAGTCGTGACCGAGCGCGACGTGAAGGGCCTGTACCTCAGGGCACTGGCCGGGGAAATCCCGCACTTCACGGGCGTGTCCGACCCCTACGAGGCTCCTGCGGCGCCCGACCTCCACCTGCGGACCGACCACATCAGCGTGGAGGAGGGCCTGGGCCGACTCCTCCAACACCTGGGATATGGGGCGTGA
- a CDS encoding phosphoadenylyl-sulfate reductase produces MTALNDRPEVRTPEQGGVPLTTEPRAPREAAGHADPTAPDFTPDTDPLDVIRWALEAHPDLLMPSAFNLNGVVLLDLAARAGYRGEVVFVDTGYHFPETLQTRDRLAARYPETTFVTLNAGSHPEDGQTPPDLYASDPDGCCAVRKVAPLQAYLREKGPSALLNARSRDQASTRADIPFVETGGARVKVNPLAHWTRERLEAYATEHCLPVNPLYFDGFLSIGCWTCTRAVRPGEDARAGRWAGRGKTECGLWVGESKL; encoded by the coding sequence GTGACCGCGCTGAACGACCGGCCCGAGGTGCGCACTCCCGAGCAGGGGGGCGTGCCTCTCACCACCGAGCCGCGCGCTCCCCGTGAAGCTGCCGGACACGCTGACCCCACCGCCCCCGACTTCACGCCCGACACGGACCCGCTCGACGTGATCCGCTGGGCGCTCGAAGCCCACCCCGACCTGCTGATGCCGAGTGCTTTCAACCTCAACGGCGTCGTGCTGCTCGACCTCGCGGCGCGGGCGGGCTACCGGGGCGAGGTCGTGTTCGTGGACACGGGCTACCACTTCCCCGAGACGCTGCAAACACGGGACCGCCTGGCCGCGCGTTATCCCGAGACGACCTTCGTGACCCTGAACGCGGGCTCGCATCCCGAGGACGGGCAGACGCCGCCCGACCTGTACGCCTCGGATCCCGACGGGTGCTGCGCGGTGCGCAAGGTGGCGCCCCTCCAGGCTTACCTGCGCGAGAAGGGGCCGTCGGCCCTGCTGAACGCCCGCAGCCGCGACCAGGCGAGTACCCGCGCCGACATCCCCTTTGTCGAGACGGGCGGGGCGCGCGTGAAGGTCAACCCCCTCGCCCACTGGACGCGCGAGCGGCTGGAGGCGTACGCGACCGAGCACTGCCTCCCGGTCAACCCGTTGTACTTCGACGGCTTCCTGAGCATCGGCTGCTGGACCTGCACCCGGGCCGTGCGCCCCGGCGAGGACGCCCGCGCCGGACGCTGGGCGGGCCGGGGCAAGACCGAATGCGGGCTGTGGGTCGGGGAGAGCAAACTCTAG
- the sat gene encoding sulfate adenylyltransferase — protein sequence MTTLPNPSPILLPAPLGGTLVNRVRRAGHDFDPAELGGLPRLELSDRSYSDLEMLATGAYSPLTGFLGEADYLSVIEHMRLSDGTPWSIPITLPVAREEAGRYTGRVVLTRGGEAVGTLDVEERYEARKSFEAREVYRTEDSAHPGVAALYAQGDVNLAGPVTLFEVPRGAFPLHHRTPAEVREVIEARGWRTSVAFQTRNPIHRAHEYLHKVTLELVDGLLLHPLVGTTKGDDVPASTRVQAYEVLLDRYYPQARTLLSVYPAAMRYAGPREAILHALSRRNYGVTHFIVGRDHAGVGNYYGTYDAQDIFGNFTREELGIQILKFEHTFYCKTCGQLVSPRTCPHGSEHHLVLSGTKVREKLRAGEKLPPEFTRPEVAEVLREAYTQQL from the coding sequence ATGACGACCCTCCCCAACCCTTCCCCCATCCTTCTGCCTGCTCCCCTGGGCGGCACCCTCGTCAACCGCGTGCGGCGGGCCGGGCACGACTTCGACCCCGCCGAGCTGGGGGGCCTGCCCCGGCTGGAACTCTCCGACCGCTCGTATTCGGACCTGGAGATGCTGGCGACGGGCGCGTACTCGCCGCTGACGGGCTTCCTGGGCGAGGCCGACTACCTGAGCGTGATCGAGCACATGCGCCTCTCGGACGGCACGCCCTGGAGCATCCCGATCACGCTACCGGTCGCTCGTGAGGAGGCGGGGCGGTACACGGGCCGCGTGGTGCTGACGCGCGGCGGCGAGGCGGTCGGCACGCTGGACGTGGAGGAGCGGTACGAGGCGCGCAAGTCGTTTGAGGCGCGGGAGGTCTACCGAACGGAGGACTCCGCGCACCCCGGCGTGGCGGCGCTGTACGCGCAGGGGGACGTGAACCTGGCCGGGCCGGTGACCCTCTTCGAGGTGCCGCGCGGCGCCTTCCCCCTGCATCACCGCACGCCCGCCGAGGTGCGCGAGGTGATCGAGGCGCGCGGCTGGCGCACGTCGGTCGCCTTCCAGACCCGCAACCCGATCCACCGCGCGCACGAGTACCTGCACAAGGTCACGCTGGAACTCGTGGACGGGCTGCTGCTGCACCCGCTCGTCGGCACGACGAAGGGCGACGACGTGCCCGCCTCCACCCGCGTGCAGGCGTACGAGGTGCTGCTCGACCGCTACTACCCGCAGGCCCGCACGCTGCTGAGCGTGTATCCGGCCGCCATGCGCTACGCCGGGCCGCGCGAGGCGATCTTGCACGCCCTCTCGCGCCGCAACTACGGGGTGACCCACTTCATCGTGGGGCGCGACCACGCGGGGGTAGGGAACTACTACGGGACCTACGACGCGCAGGACATCTTCGGGAACTTCACCCGCGAGGAGCTGGGCATCCAGATTCTCAAGTTCGAGCACACCTTCTACTGCAAGACGTGCGGCCAGCTCGTCAGCCCCCGCACCTGCCCCCACGGCAGTGAGCATCACCTCGTCCTGAGCGGCACCAAGGTGCGCGAGAAGCTGCGCGCGGGCGAGAAGTTGCCCCCCGAGTTCACCCGCCCCGAGGTGGCCGAGGTGCTGCGTGAGGCCTACACCCAACAACTTTGA
- a CDS encoding ABC transporter substrate-binding protein, with product MTPRPTLLALSLALLIPSAAAQGATTLRLGYFPNLTHAPALVGLERGTFQKALGNVKLEPKEFVSGTTLTEAFAAGQIDIAYVGPGPAINAAVRGMPLQIVAGASEAGAVLIARKDSGIRTYKDLAGKRVAVPSLGNTQDISLRHILKEQGLKAQTDGGTVNITPIPPADVLAAFAGRRVDATLVPEPWGAALEAQGNILVGTEKTVWRGGAYPSTVVIVNTKFAQANPAVVTAFLKAHGEAVAFLTGKPAAAAAAVNRELEKLTGQKLDPRVLQRAMNRTRFTTALDAGALNEYAALNVEAGYARGTVNLAPFLNPGFKR from the coding sequence ATGACCCCGAGACCGACGCTGCTGGCCCTGAGCCTCGCCCTCCTCATCCCCAGCGCCGCCGCCCAGGGCGCGACCACCCTGCGGCTCGGCTATTTTCCCAACCTGACCCACGCGCCCGCCCTGGTGGGGTTAGAGCGCGGCACCTTCCAGAAGGCGCTCGGGAATGTGAAACTGGAACCCAAGGAATTCGTCTCGGGGACCACCCTCACCGAAGCCTTTGCGGCGGGACAGATCGACATCGCCTACGTCGGCCCAGGTCCGGCGATCAACGCGGCGGTGCGGGGAATGCCCCTCCAGATCGTCGCGGGGGCGAGCGAGGCGGGGGCGGTGCTCATCGCGCGCAAGGACAGCGGGATCAGGACGTACAAGGACCTCGCCGGGAAGCGGGTGGCGGTGCCCAGCCTGGGGAACACGCAGGACATCAGCCTGCGGCACATTCTCAAGGAACAGGGGCTCAAGGCGCAGACGGACGGCGGCACCGTGAACATCACGCCCATCCCGCCCGCCGACGTGCTGGCGGCCTTCGCGGGCAGGCGGGTGGACGCCACGCTGGTGCCCGAGCCGTGGGGCGCGGCGCTGGAAGCGCAGGGGAACATCCTCGTGGGCACCGAGAAGACGGTGTGGCGCGGGGGCGCGTACCCTTCCACGGTGGTGATCGTGAACACGAAGTTCGCGCAGGCCAACCCGGCCGTCGTCACGGCCTTTCTCAAGGCGCACGGGGAGGCGGTGGCGTTTCTGACAGGCAAGCCCGCTGCCGCCGCCGCCGCCGTCAACAGGGAGCTGGAGAAGCTGACCGGGCAGAAGCTCGACCCGCGCGTCCTCCAGCGGGCGATGAACCGCACCCGCTTCACGACGGCGCTCGATGCGGGCGCCCTGAACGAATACGCGGCCCTCAACGTGGAGGCCGGGTACGCGCGGGGCACCGTCAACCTCGCCCCCTTCCTCAACCCGGGGTTCAAGCGGTGA
- a CDS encoding ABC transporter permease, with translation MTTTLDTPTPVRRPSRWRVLGWQLLGLALLLALWWLVTDVLRLYPPYVFPSPRAVGTEISYGLWGTGPQDGKLLAGIGNSLRRVLVGYAIAVLLGGVVGLLMGAWRPLRDTLGAYLTGIQSVPSIAFVPFAILFFGLNERAVLFVVILEGFIPVALAVSGALMNVPPALRIAGRTLGARGLDLTTGVLLPSAVPSILTGLRTAWSFAWRALVGAELLVSASASLGAQLEIGRNTANIALVIATILTIGVIGGVFDALLRVLETRVRRDYGLEVPQ, from the coding sequence GTGACGACCACGCTCGACACCCCCACTCCGGTGCGCCGCCCTTCGCGCTGGCGCGTGCTCGGCTGGCAGCTCCTCGGCCTCGCGCTGCTCCTCGCCCTGTGGTGGCTCGTCACGGACGTGCTCCGGCTCTACCCGCCCTACGTCTTCCCCAGCCCGCGCGCCGTGGGGACCGAGATCAGCTACGGCCTGTGGGGCACCGGGCCGCAGGACGGCAAGCTGCTCGCGGGAATCGGCAACAGCCTGCGGCGGGTGCTCGTCGGCTACGCGATTGCCGTGCTCCTCGGCGGGGTGGTCGGCCTGTTGATGGGCGCGTGGCGGCCCCTGCGCGATACCCTCGGCGCTTACCTGACCGGCATCCAGAGCGTGCCCTCCATCGCGTTCGTGCCCTTTGCCATCCTCTTTTTCGGGTTGAACGAGCGGGCGGTGCTGTTCGTGGTCATTCTGGAGGGCTTCATCCCGGTCGCGCTCGCCGTCTCGGGCGCGCTGATGAACGTGCCCCCGGCGCTGCGGATCGCGGGCCGGACGCTGGGAGCACGGGGACTGGACCTCACGACGGGCGTGCTGCTGCCGAGCGCGGTGCCCAGCATCCTGACGGGGCTGAGGACCGCCTGGAGCTTCGCGTGGCGGGCGCTGGTGGGAGCGGAGCTGCTCGTCAGCGCGAGCGCGAGCCTGGGCGCGCAACTGGAGATCGGGCGCAACACGGCGAACATCGCGCTCGTGATCGCCACCATCCTGACCATCGGCGTGATCGGCGGGGTGTTCGACGCCCTGCTGCGCGTGCTGGAGACCCGTGTGCGCCGCGACTACGGGCTGGAGGTGCCACAATGA
- a CDS encoding ABC transporter ATP-binding protein, with protein MTATMPPPAETVSPPTQGVSLTLDGVTYRYGRGRAGLGPLSLHVQPGEFLCVVGPSGSGKSTLLSLLAGFLRPQAGRILLGDTPVTGPDPRLTLVQQEPALFPWRTVAGNVAFGLERRRFPRAQRDARVQETLRLVGLAGYGPRRVHQLSGGQRQRVSLARALAVQPSLLLLDEPFSALDDRTRTVLADELLSIWWARKVTVVFVTHNLEEALALGQRVVALRGGEVALDAPARELNVGRLREMLEG; from the coding sequence ATGACCGCCACGATGCCCCCCCCCGCCGAGACGGTCAGCCCCCCCACCCAGGGGGTCAGCCTGACTCTGGATGGGGTGACCTACCGCTACGGGCGGGGCCGCGCGGGACTCGGCCCCCTGAGCCTGCACGTCCAGCCCGGCGAATTCCTGTGCGTGGTCGGTCCCTCGGGCAGCGGCAAGAGCACCCTGCTCTCGCTGCTGGCGGGTTTCCTGCGGCCCCAGGCCGGACGGATTCTGCTGGGCGACACGCCCGTTACCGGGCCCGACCCGCGCCTGACGCTGGTGCAGCAGGAACCCGCCCTCTTTCCGTGGCGCACGGTGGCGGGCAACGTCGCCTTCGGGCTGGAGCGGCGGCGCTTTCCCCGCGCCCAGCGGGACGCCCGGGTGCAGGAGACGCTGCGCCTCGTGGGGCTGGCCGGGTACGGCCCCCGCCGCGTCCACCAGCTTTCCGGCGGGCAGCGCCAGCGGGTCTCCCTGGCCCGGGCGCTGGCCGTGCAGCCGAGCCTGCTGCTCCTCGACGAGCCCTTCAGCGCCCTCGACGACCGCACCCGCACGGTCCTCGCCGACGAGTTGCTGAGTATCTGGTGGGCGAGGAAAGTCACCGTCGTCTTCGTCACGCACAACCTGGAAGAGGCGCTGGCGCTCGGGCAGCGGGTGGTGGCCCTGCGTGGGGGCGAGGTGGCGCTGGACGCCCCGGCGCGGGAGCTGAACGTGGGGCGGCTGCGGGAGATGCTGGAGGGGTAA
- a CDS encoding aspartate aminotransferase family protein, whose protein sequence is MTVQGELKQANASKWLQAELQYDSGVYNKHQVVMVRGQGATVWDEQGRSYIDCVAGYGVANIGHSHPDVVRAIKEQAERLIVMPQTLPNDKRAEFLSELVSVLPQGLERVFLCNSGTEAMEAAKKFAITATGRQRFVSMRRGFSGRTLGALAFTWEPKYREPFGDAVDNRNVDFITYGNVEELRAAVTDQTAAVILEPVQGEGGVRPASPEFIQEARRLTREKGALLILDEIQTGFCRTGKMFACEHSGVIPDGMTLAKAMAGGVPVGAFAMTAEVADRMPKGGHGTTFGGNPLAMAAGVAALRAMKREGMAEQAREKGAYFMEKLRAIRSPKIREVRGLGLMIGVELKEKSAPYITALEHEEGVLTLAATPLVVRFLPPVTISKEQIDGVVAAFERVLNGVNPREGRQAELAGVREEKQTE, encoded by the coding sequence GTGACCGTACAGGGTGAACTCAAGCAGGCGAACGCGAGCAAGTGGCTCCAGGCCGAGCTGCAATACGACTCCGGCGTCTACAACAAGCATCAGGTCGTGATGGTGCGCGGGCAGGGCGCGACCGTCTGGGACGAGCAGGGGCGCTCGTACATCGACTGCGTGGCCGGGTACGGGGTGGCGAACATCGGCCACAGCCACCCGGACGTGGTGCGGGCGATCAAGGAGCAGGCCGAGAGGCTCATCGTGATGCCCCAGACCCTCCCCAACGACAAACGCGCCGAGTTCCTGAGTGAACTCGTGAGCGTCCTGCCGCAGGGCCTGGAGCGCGTCTTCCTGTGCAACTCCGGCACCGAGGCGATGGAGGCCGCCAAGAAGTTCGCCATCACCGCGACCGGTCGCCAGCGCTTCGTGAGCATGCGCCGCGGCTTCTCGGGCCGCACGCTGGGCGCCCTCGCCTTCACCTGGGAGCCCAAGTACCGTGAGCCCTTCGGCGACGCGGTGGACAACCGCAACGTCGACTTCATCACCTACGGGAACGTCGAGGAACTGCGCGCGGCGGTGACGGACCAGACGGCCGCCGTCATCCTCGAACCCGTGCAGGGCGAGGGCGGCGTGCGGCCCGCGTCCCCCGAGTTCATCCAGGAGGCCCGGCGCCTCACCCGCGAGAAGGGCGCCCTCCTGATCCTCGACGAGATTCAGACCGGGTTTTGCCGCACGGGCAAGATGTTCGCCTGCGAGCACTCGGGCGTGATTCCCGACGGCATGACCCTGGCGAAGGCGATGGCGGGCGGCGTGCCGGTGGGGGCTTTCGCCATGACCGCCGAGGTGGCCGACCGGATGCCCAAGGGCGGCCACGGCACGACCTTCGGCGGCAACCCGCTGGCGATGGCCGCCGGGGTCGCCGCCCTGCGCGCGATGAAGCGCGAGGGCATGGCCGAGCAGGCCCGTGAGAAAGGCGCGTACTTCATGGAAAAACTCCGCGCCATCCGCTCCCCCAAGATCCGCGAGGTGCGCGGCCTGGGCCTGATGATCGGCGTGGAACTCAAGGAGAAGAGTGCCCCCTACATCACCGCCCTCGAACACGAGGAGGGCGTGCTGACCCTCGCCGCCACGCCCCTGGTCGTGCGCTTCCTGCCGCCCGTGACGATCAGCAAGGAGCAGATCGATGGGGTTGTCGCCGCCTTCGAGCGGGTGCTGAACGGTGTCAATCCGCGTGAGGGTCGCCAGGCCGAGCTCGCCGGGGTACGCGAGGAGAAGCAGACGGAATAG
- a CDS encoding ATP-binding protein yields MTLDGERLGRVLGTEDVTPTVFWFAVAPGASVGLDDLVVVRTLKPDGREVRFYGLVDNVRKRHEGVTFESDVEDVVAGVLPASVSYAARVLVTRVDPEHFIPPQPGDEVRHAHGSDLDMALSADKMKEAAFPAGLLADGQPLPLNFRFVNGESGGHINISGISGVATKTSYALFLLHSIFRSGVMDRVARAGGGHTAGTAGGKAIIFNVKGEDLLFLDQPNGKVQEREAEAQVAKGLDADRYTLLGLPMSPFRDTQFLAPPRPGASGNAIVPHTDQRAQGVTPFVFTLREFCERRMLPYVFSDAGASLNLSFVIGNIEEKLARLAAEGEGAALLVADWDPEGDGELPDGITFDALGKTRLETFDQLLSYVEYKLLEEGDGEGDPKWVLKQSPGTLRAFIRRLRGVQKHLSPLVRGDLSEAQARQYRPNLLGGAQLSVVDIHNLSGPAQMFVVGVLLREVFEHKEKYGRQNTVFVVLDELNKYAPRDEGSPIKDVLLEIAERGRSLGIILIGAQQTASEVERRIVSNAAIRVVGRLDLAEAERPEYRFLPQSFRARAGILQPGTMLVSQPDVPNPVLVSYPFPAWATRRDEVAEEVGQSVEEVGEDWLGL; encoded by the coding sequence GTGACATTGGATGGCGAGCGCCTGGGCCGCGTCCTGGGCACCGAGGACGTGACGCCCACCGTCTTCTGGTTCGCCGTGGCGCCGGGGGCGAGCGTGGGGCTGGACGATCTCGTGGTGGTGCGGACCCTCAAACCGGACGGGCGGGAGGTGCGCTTCTATGGCCTCGTCGATAACGTCCGCAAGCGGCACGAGGGCGTCACCTTCGAGTCGGACGTGGAGGACGTGGTGGCGGGGGTGCTGCCCGCCTCGGTGAGCTACGCGGCGCGGGTGCTCGTCACGCGGGTGGACCCCGAGCACTTCATCCCGCCCCAGCCTGGCGACGAGGTGCGGCACGCGCACGGCTCGGACCTCGACATGGCCCTCAGCGCCGACAAGATGAAGGAAGCGGCCTTCCCGGCGGGCCTCCTCGCGGATGGGCAGCCCCTGCCGCTGAACTTCCGCTTCGTGAACGGCGAGAGCGGCGGCCACATCAACATCAGCGGCATCTCGGGCGTGGCAACGAAGACGAGTTACGCCCTCTTCCTGCTGCACTCGATCTTCCGCAGCGGCGTGATGGATCGGGTGGCGCGGGCGGGCGGCGGACACACGGCGGGGACGGCGGGCGGCAAGGCGATCATCTTCAACGTGAAGGGCGAGGATCTCCTCTTCCTCGACCAGCCCAACGGCAAGGTGCAGGAACGCGAGGCCGAGGCCCAGGTCGCCAAAGGTCTGGACGCCGACCGTTACACGTTGCTGGGGCTGCCCATGTCCCCCTTCCGGGACACACAGTTCCTCGCGCCGCCACGCCCCGGTGCCTCAGGCAATGCCATCGTGCCCCACACCGACCAGCGGGCGCAGGGCGTGACCCCCTTCGTCTTCACCCTGCGCGAGTTCTGCGAGCGGCGGATGCTGCCCTACGTCTTCTCCGACGCGGGCGCGAGCCTGAACCTGAGCTTCGTGATCGGCAACATCGAGGAAAAACTCGCCCGCCTCGCCGCCGAGGGGGAGGGGGCCGCCCTGCTCGTCGCCGACTGGGACCCCGAGGGAGACGGGGAACTGCCCGACGGCATCACCTTCGACGCGCTGGGCAAGACGCGGCTGGAGACCTTCGACCAGCTCCTCTCCTACGTCGAATACAAGCTGCTGGAGGAGGGGGACGGCGAGGGCGATCCCAAGTGGGTGCTCAAGCAGTCGCCCGGCACTCTCCGCGCCTTCATCCGTCGGCTGCGTGGCGTGCAAAAACACCTCTCGCCCCTGGTGCGCGGCGACCTCAGCGAGGCGCAGGCGCGGCAGTACCGCCCCAACCTCCTCGGCGGGGCGCAACTGAGCGTGGTGGACATCCACAACCTCTCCGGCCCGGCGCAGATGTTCGTGGTGGGCGTGCTGCTGCGCGAGGTGTTTGAGCACAAGGAGAAGTACGGGCGGCAGAACACCGTCTTCGTGGTGCTGGACGAGCTGAACAAGTATGCCCCGCGCGATGAGGGTAGCCCCATCAAGGACGTGCTCTTGGAGATCGCCGAGCGGGGCCGTTCCCTGGGCATCATCCTGATCGGCGCCCAGCAGACGGCCTCGGAGGTCGAGCGGCGCATCGTGTCGAACGCGGCGATCCGGGTGGTGGGGCGCCTCGATCTCGCGGAGGCCGAGCGGCCCGAGTACCGCTTCCTGCCGCAGAGCTTCCGGGCGCGGGCGGGCATCCTCCAGCCGGGGACCATGCTCGTCTCGCAGCCCGACGTGCCCAACCCGGTCCTCGTGAGTTACCCCTTCCCCGCCTGGGCCACCCGCCGCGACGAGGTGGCCGAGGAGGTGGGGCAGAGCGTGGAGGAGGTGGGCGAGGACTGGCTGGGCCTGTAG
- a CDS encoding DNA double-strand break repair nuclease NurA, protein MPPMRIRLDPWPVDIEGGQLGLQHFEGDLIDIETPRWAAVAAKPIPGRLHTVHVVDGKRRMESRVFIEDESGEAGMGGFGAYVVGAVRMCPHGSRPAELTDVRARRLLAHAPGLRVDPYRLSPRDPHTGTLQYTPIVTESADPLAPLHKLQQVMLAEEQNLSHGLASQVPFSEEDDREALTSLTIQDGTLRSKNLGGAVVGCVKTMQTQYLPADRASLLSELRPGERTPILHMKYANSPYTRFIWYVRLCEAAFYQHPMSGVMRLEMYAPDEPDFLPPIVREVANVSGNLLCRLASRAHKDPRAPQNLIPTAALESAMTRAMGSADLVTRRLRAHIARELGVVA, encoded by the coding sequence ATGCCCCCCATGCGGATTCGCCTTGACCCCTGGCCGGTGGACATCGAGGGCGGGCAACTCGGCCTGCAACACTTCGAGGGGGACCTCATCGACATCGAGACGCCGCGCTGGGCGGCGGTGGCCGCCAAACCCATTCCCGGGCGGCTGCACACGGTCCACGTCGTGGACGGCAAACGCCGGATGGAGTCGCGCGTCTTCATCGAGGACGAGTCAGGAGAGGCGGGCATGGGCGGCTTCGGGGCCTACGTGGTCGGCGCGGTGCGGATGTGCCCGCACGGGTCGCGGCCCGCCGAGCTGACGGACGTGCGGGCCCGGCGCCTCCTGGCCCACGCGCCGGGGCTGCGGGTGGACCCCTACCGCCTCTCGCCGCGCGACCCGCACACGGGGACGCTGCAATACACCCCCATCGTCACCGAGAGCGCCGATCCCCTCGCGCCCCTGCACAAGTTGCAACAGGTCATGCTGGCCGAGGAGCAGAACCTCTCCCACGGCCTCGCCTCCCAGGTGCCCTTCTCCGAGGAGGATGACCGGGAGGCCCTGACCTCGCTGACGATTCAGGACGGCACCCTGCGCTCCAAGAACCTCGGCGGCGCCGTCGTCGGCTGCGTGAAGACGATGCAGACCCAGTACCTGCCCGCCGACCGGGCCTCCCTGCTCTCAGAACTGCGGCCCGGCGAGCGGACCCCCATCCTGCACATGAAGTACGCCAACAGCCCCTATACCCGTTTCATCTGGTACGTCCGGCTGTGCGAGGCGGCCTTCTACCAGCACCCCATGTCCGGCGTGATGCGGCTGGAGATGTACGCGCCCGACGAGCCCGACTTCCTGCCCCCCATCGTGCGCGAGGTGGCGAATGTCAGCGGGAATCTCCTGTGCCGCCTCGCCAGCCGGGCGCACAAGGACCCCCGCGCCCCCCAGAACCTGATCCCGACCGCCGCCCTGGAAAGTGCCATGACCCGCGCGATGGGCAGCGCCGACCTCGTGACCCGCCGCCTGCGGGCGCACATCGCCCGGGAACTCGGGGTGGTCGCGTGA